The following proteins are co-located in the Nerophis ophidion isolate RoL-2023_Sa linkage group LG04, RoL_Noph_v1.0, whole genome shotgun sequence genome:
- the sptbn2 gene encoding spectrin family protein isoform X4: MSTISPTDFDSLEIQQQYNDINNRWDLAAETDWDNENSSARLFERSRIKALADEREAVQKKTFTKWVNSHLGRVTCRIGDLYTDLRDGRMLIRLLEVLSGEQLPKPTKGRMRIHCLENVDKALQFLKEQKVHLENMGSHDIVDGNHRLTLGLIWTIILRFQIQDISVETEDNKEKKSAKDALLLWCQMKTAGYPNVNIHNFTTSWRDGLAFNAIVHKHRPDLIEFDNLKRSNAHYNLQNAFNVAEKEMGLTKLLDPEDVNVDQPDEKSIITYVATYYHYFSKMKALAVEGKRIGKVLDYAIEADQLIEKYETLASELLEWIEQTIVTLNDRQLANSLSAVQNQLQAFNSYRTVEKPPKFTEKGNLEVLLFTIQSKMRANNQKVYMPREGKLISDINKAWERLEKAEHERELALRNELIRQEKLEMLAARFDRKAAMRETWLSENQRLVSQDNFGTDLGAVEAATRKHEAIETDIGAYWERVAAVEAVAKELEAERYHDVRRVLARRDNVLRLWEYLKELLAARRERLNAHRDLQRLFQEMCYIMDWMADMKSRLQSQDSGKHLHDVLDLLQTHNLVEADISAQAEGIKAVQGAANRFTSHDQAYKPCEPGLVSEKVDLLGQAYEELGQLAAQRRERLEDSRRLWQFLWDLGEEAAWIREQEQILTSGECGRDLTSALHLVSKHEAFTDEMAARYGPLSNSIAAGEALVDEGHFGAPEVTENIKDIRAQWTHLVETTKLREQKLKDSVAMHQFQADANDMEAWLMETLRQVSTQEMGHDEFSTQTLARKQRKIEEEIKSHQPLIDSLHEQVQALPQAYLQFPQVEGRLPAIEQRYKELQSLSAARRQALEGALALHRMFSEAGACQLWVEEKEKWLHGMDIPTKLEDLEVVHQRFETLEPEMNNLGTRVTDVNQVAEQLLTFDNCNKDQIYQTRDHLNNRWKEFEKLSGQKKQGLESALNIQNYHLECNEIQSWMKEKTKVIESTQSLGNDLTGVMALQRKLTGMERDLEAIQGKLNDLQEEAEKLAKEHPDQADEILGRLAEIQEVWKELNSTMKRREESLGEASKLQGFLRDLDDFQSWLSRTQTAVASEDSPTSLPEAESLLAQHENIKNEVDNYKEDYEKMRVVGDEVTQGQTDVQHMFLAQRLQALDTGWHELRQMWENRHSLLAQAFDFQTFLRDAKQAEAFLNSQEYVLSHTEMPTSLQGADKAIKKYEDFLTTTEASEEKITGVVEAGRRLINDGNANSDKIQEKLDSIQERHLKNKKSANELLAKLKDNRELQHFLQDGQELTLWINEKMLTAQDMSYDEARNLHSKWQKHQAFMAELASNKDWLDKIDKEGQALVAEKPELKPVVQQTLEDLQHHWEELESTTRTKAQCLFDANRAELFTQSCSALDGWVKNLESQLQSDDYGKDLTSVNILLNKHQILENQMEVREKEVQSLQSQALALSQEDAGLSEVDGQQRRVTDSFSSLQDPLKLRRQRLLASKEAHQFNRDLEDEILWVKERMPLATSTDHGKDLPTVQLLIKKNQTLQKEIQGHQPRIYDIQKRGQTQSQLDGERQSALEERLVELKDLWDQLIGETDKRHARLVEANRAQQFYTDAAEAEAWMGEQELHMMSEEKAKDEQSALVMVKKHESLEQALEDYAQTIHQLANSSRLMVTSEHPESDRITLRQAQVDKLYAGLKDLAEERRGRLQERLRLTQLKREVDDLEQWIAEREVVAGSHELGQDYEHVTMLRDKFREFARDTSTIGQERVDCVNGLADDLIESGHPENASVAEWKDGLNEAWADLLELIDTRTQMLAASYELHRFHQDAMEVLGRIREKRQALPSDLGRDLNTVQHLHRQHNTFENDIQALSGQVNQVQDDAARLQKAYAGEKADDINRSEHAVTSSWEGLLEAGETRRVLLLDTVEKFRFFNIVRDLMLWMDGVNLQIDAHDSPRDVSSAGLVIANHQDIKSEIETRANSFTACIDMGITLINNNHYATDEIREKLAQLQEQRDKINKKWQDKMDYLQIMLEVLQFGRDACVAESWLAGQEPLVRAADLGSNVDEVESLIKRHEAFEKLAASWEERFVMLEKLTTLEEQEMERRREEEERARRPPTPPLAEVAPSEVESQIHDSAARTSLDQTTLNQSASVNGVHSDNDTSQGSESESVNGPGRDSGLASSRLDQSATLPGRGAAESEPEAMEGMLYRKQEMESHSKKAATRSWQNVYCVLRKGSLGFYKDGKSASNGIPYHGEVPISLGEAICEIANDYKKRKHVFKLRLGDGKEYLFQAKDEAEMSSWIRSILSSIPTGSGDSPGGPRVLSRAMTMPPISPISPGSADAGGVTMRNKEGKDKDREKRFSFFGKKK, from the exons ATGAGCGTGAAGCTGTCCAGAAGAAGACTTTCACCAAATGGGTGAACTCCCACTTAGGCCGTGTAACTTGTCGCATTGGTGACTTATATACAGACCTGCGTGACGGCCGCATGCTTATCCGCCTGCTGGAAGTGCTCTCAGGAGAACAGCTG CCAAAGCCCACTAAGGGCCGCATGCGTATCCACTGCTTGGAGAATGTTGATAAAGCCTTGCAGTTCCTCAAAGAGCAAAAGGTCCATCTAGAAAACATGGGGTCACATGATATTGTGGATGGGAACCACCGTCTCACACTGGGTCTCATCTGGACCATCATTCTTCGCTTCCAG ATTCAGGACATCAGCGTTGAAACGGAGGACAACAAAGAGAAGAAATCTGCTAAAGATGCCCTTCTCCTTTGGTGCCAAATGAAAACTGCCGG CTACCCTAATGTCAACATCCACAACTTCACTACCAGCTGGAGGGATGGTCTAGCGTTCAATGCCATCGTGCACAAACACAG ACCTGACCTGATTGAGTTTGACAACCTGAAAAGGTCCAACGCTCACTACAATCTACAGAATGCTTTCAATGTGGCTGAGAAGGAGATGGGCCTTACTAAGCTCCTGGACCCAGAAG ATGTTAATGTGGATCAACCGGACGAGAAGTCCATTATTACCTATGTAGCGACTTACTACCATTACTTCTCAAAGATGAAGGCCCTAGCAGTGGAGGGCAAGCGAATTGGCAAG GTTTTGGACTATGCCATTGAGGCGGATCAGCTTATAGAGAAGTATGAGACCTTGGCTTCAGAGCTGCTGGAGTGGATTGAGCAGACCATAGTGACTCTAAATGATCGGCAGTTGGCTAACTCGCTCAGCGCTGTGCAGAATCAGCTTCAGGCTTTCAATTCTTACCGGACTGTGGAGAAACCGCCCAA ATTTACGGAAAAAGGAAACTTGGAGGTTCTTCTTTTTACTATCCAGAGCAAGATGAGAGCAAACAACCAGAAAGTTTACATGCCAAGAGAAGGAAAACTAATCTCTGATATCAATAAG GCATGGGAGCGGCTTGAAAAGGCAGAGCATGAACGTGAGCTGGCCCTCAGAAATGAATTAATCCGCCAAGAAAAGCTAGAGATGCTCGCGGCACGGTTTGACCGCAAGGCTGCTATGCGGGAAACATGGTTGAGTGAGAATCAGCGCTTGGTGTCTCAG GACAATTTTGGAACCGACTTGGGCGCTGTGGAAGCTGCCACCCGTAAACATGAGGCAATTGAGACAGACATTGGTGCATACTGGGAGCGCGTGGCTGCTGTTGAGGCTGTGGCCAAAGAGCTGGAGGCAGAGCGATACCACGATGTCCGGCGTGTGCTCGCAAGAAGGGATAATGTGCTTCGTCTCTGGGAATACCTCAAGGAGCTTCTGGCAGCACGCAGAGAGCGACTAAATGCCCATCGTGACCTCCAGAGGCTCTTCCAAGAAATGTGCTACATAATGGACTGGATGGCTGACATGAAG AGTCGTCTCCAGTCCCAAGATAGTGGCAAACATTTGCATGATGTTTTGGACCTACTTCAGACACATAATCTAGTAGAGGCTGATATTTCAGCTCAGGCTGAAGGAATCAAAGCAGTGCAGGGAGCTGCAAATCGCTTCACTTCCCATGATCAAG CTTACAAACCATGTGAGCCAGGACTTGTAAGTGAAAAAGTTGACCTACTGGGCCAAGCCTATGAGGAGCTTGGTCAACTTGCGGCACAACGCAGAGAACGCCTTGAGGATTCTCGGCGCCTGTGGCAGTTCCTGTGGGACCTGGGCGAGGAGGCAGCCTGGATCCGAGAACAAGAACAGATTCTGACCAGTGGGGAGTGTGGCCGGGACCTAACTTCTGCCCTTCACCTAGTCAGCAAACATGAGGCGTTCACGGATGAAATGGCAGCCCGCTATGGCCCTCTGAGCAACAGTATTGCTGCAGGGGAAGCTTTAGTTGACGAGGGACACTTTGGAGCCCCGGAAGTCACAGAGAATATTAAAGATATCCGTGCACAGTGGACACATCTGGTGGAG ACAACAAAGCTCAGAGAACAGAAGCTTAAGGACTCAGTGGCCATGCATCAGTTTCAAGCAGATGCTAATGACATGGAGGCATGGCTAATGGAAACTCTAAGGCAGGTGTCTACTCAGGAAATGGGTCACGACGAGTTCTCCACCCAAACTTTAGCTCGCAAGCAGCGAAAAATAGAGGAGGAGATTAAGAGCCACCAGCCTCTCATTGACTCCCTGCACGAGCAAGTCCAAGCACTGCCACAAGCCTATCTTCAATTTCCCCAG GTGGAGGGTCGACTACCAGCTATTGAGCAGCGCTACAAAGAGCTACAATCCCTCTCGGCGGCTCGGCGACAGGCACTGGAAGGTGCTTTGGCACTCCATCGCATGTTCAGTGAGGCGGGCGCCTGCCAACTGTGGGTGGAAGAAAAAGAGAAGTGGTTACATGGCATGGATATCCCGACCAAACTGGAAGACTTGGAAGTGGTTCATCAAAG GTTCGAGACCCTGGAACCAGAGATGAACAACCTAGGAACTCGTGTCACTGATGTGAACCAGGTGGCTGAGCAGCTGTTGACCTTTGACAATTGTAACAAAGACCAAATCTACCAAACACGCGACCACCTGAACAATAG GTGGAAAGAATTTGAAAAACTGTCTGGTCAAAAGAAACAAGGCCTTGAGTCAGCCCTTAACATCCAGAACTACCACCTGGAGTGTAATGAGATCCAATCATGGATGAAAGAAAAGACCAAGGTTATTGAATCCACTCAGAGCTTGGGAAATGACCTGACTGGAGTGATGGCACTGCAGCGAAAACTCACAGGCATGGAGAGAGACCTGGAAGCTATTCAG GGAAAATTAAATGACCTGCAAGAGGAGGCAGAAAAACTGGCCAAGGAACATCCAGATCAAGCTGATGAGATTCTAGGTCGCCTGGCGGAGATACAAGAAGTGTGGAAGGAGTTGAACTCCACCATGAAACGACGTGAGGAGTCACTGGGCGAGGCCAGTAAGCTGCAAGGCTTCCTCAGGGATCTAGATGACTTCCAGTCGTGGCTCTCCCGCACTCAGACAGCTGTGGCGTCAGAGGACAGTCCCACCTCTTTACCTGAGGCTGAGAGTTTACTAGCCCAGCATGAAAACATCAAAAATGAAGTGGACAACTATAAAGAGGACTACGAGAAAATGCGAGTTGTCGGTGATGAGGTTACCCAGGGTCAGACGGATGTCCAGCACATGTTCTTGGCACAGAGGCTCCAGGCTTTGGATACTGGCTGGCATGAGTTGCGGCAAATGTGGGAGAACAGACACAGTCTTTTGGCCCAAGCCTTTGACTTTCAGACTTTCTTGAGGGATGCAAAGCAGGCAGAGGCCTTCCTCAATAGCCAG GAGTATGTGTTGTCCCACACAGAGATGCCGACAAGTCTTCAGGGAGCAGACAAGGCCATTAAGAAGTATGAAGATTTTCTCACTACCACAGAAGCCAGCGAGGAAAAGATAACTGGTGTTGTGGAGGCAGGGCGGCGCCTCATTAACGACGGCAACGCAAACTCCGATAAGATTCAAGAAAAATTGGATTCTATTCAGGAAAG GCATCTAAAGAATAAGAAGTCTGCCAATGAATTGCTGGCAAAACTTAAGGACAATCGTGAACTGCAGCACTTCCTTCAAGATGGACAGGAG CTTACATTATGGATCAATGAGAAAATGCTGACTGCTCAGGACATGTCGTATGATGAAGCCAGAAATCTTCACAGCAAGTGGCAGAAACACCAGGCCTTCATGGCAGAGCTGGCTTCGAACAAAGACTGGTTGGACAAAATTGACAAG GAGGGCCAGGCTCTTGTGGCAGAGAAGCCAGAATTAAAACCTGTTGTCCAGCAAACCCTAGAAGACCTACAGCACCATTGGGAGGAGTTAGAGAGCACCACCCGCACCAAAGCCCAATGCTTGTTTGATGCCAACCGTGCAGAGCTGTTCACACAGAGCTGCTCTGCTCTGGATGGCTGGGTGAAAAACCTAGAGAGTCAGCTGCAAAGTGACGATTACGGAAAGGATTTGACAAGTGTCAACATCCTGCTCAATAAGCATCAG ATACTGGAGAACCAAATGGAGGTCAGAGAGAAGGAAGTGCAGTCCCTGCAGTCTCAAGCCTTGGCTTTGTCTCAGGAAGACGCTGGACTATCTGAGGTAGATGGCCAACAAAGGCGTGTCACAGACAGCTTTTCCAGCCTTCAAGATCCTCTTAAACTGAGGAGACAGAGACTACTGGCATCCAAAGAAGCACACCAGTTCAACAGAGATCTGGAAGATGAAATA TTGTGGGTAAAAGAGAGAATGCCATTGGCAACATCTACAGACCATGGAAAAGATCTTCCCACTGTACAGCTTCTTATCAAGAAGAACCAG ACATTGCAAAAGGAAATCCAGGGACATCAGCCCCGTATTTATGACATCCAGAAACGTGGCCAGACACAAAGCCAGCTAGATGGAGAGCGACAATCTGCTCTCGAGGAGCGTCTTGTTGAGCTGAAGGATCTTTGGGACCAACTGATTGGTGAGACGGACAAACGTCATGCTCGCCTAGTGGAAGCCAATCGTGCCCAGCAGTTCTACACTGATGCGGCAGAGGCAGAGGCCTGGATGGGAGAACAGGAGCTGCACATGATGTCGGAAGAAAAGGCCAAG GATGAGCAAAGTGCTTTAGTGATGGTGAAAAAGCACGAGAGCTTGGAGCAAGCGCTGGAAGACTACGCCCAGACCATCCACCAGTTGGCCAACAGCAGCCGACTAATGGTCACCAGTGAACATCCAGAGAG TGACAGAATCACATTACGACAAGCACAAGTTGACAAGTTGTACGCTGGGTTGAAAGATCTGGCCGAGGAACGCCGCGGCCGGCTTCAGGAGAGACTCCGTCTGACCCAGTTAAAGAGAGAGGTGGATGACTTGGAACAGTGGATTGCAGAACGAGAGGTCGTTGCTGGCTCCCATGAACTAGGACAGGACTATGAGCATGTCACT atgctgagagacaagtttCGCGAGTTTGCTCGTGACACCAGCACAATCGGCCAAGAGCGCGTAGACTGCGTGAATGGCCTGGCAGATGACCTCATTGAATCTGGTCACCCGGAGAACGCTAGTGTGGCCGAGTGGAAGGATGGGCTGAATGAGGCCTGGGCCGACCTGCTGGAACTGATTGACACGCGCACACAAATGTTGGCCGCTTCCTACGAGCTGCACCGCTTCCATCAGGATGCCATGGAGGTTCTCGGGCGCATTAGGGAGAAGCGGCAGGCGCTACCGTCCGACCTTGGCCGGGATCTGAACACTGTCCAGCATCTACATAGACAACACAATACTTTTGAAAATGACATCCAAGCCCTCAGTGGACAG GTCAACCAAGTGCAAGATGATGCTGCACGACTGCAGAAAGCCTACGCTGGAGAGAAAGCGGATGACATTAACAGGAGTGAGCATGCTGTGACCTCTTCCTGGGAGGGTCTTCTGGAGGCTGGCGAAACCCGCAGGGTGCTCCTCCTGGACACGGTGGAAAAGTTCCGCTTCTTCAACATAGTGCGAGACCTCATGCTCTGGATGGATGGAGTCAACCTGCAGATCGATGCACATGACAGCCCCAG GGACGTATCTTCTGCTGGGCTTGTCATTGCCAATCATCAGGACATCAAGTCAGAAATCGAGACCAGGGCGAATAGCTTTACAGCCTGTATTGACATGGGGATCACGCTAATCAACAATAATCACTATGCTACCGATGAG ATCCGGGAAAAGCTCGCCCAGCTACAAGAACAGAGGGACAAGATCAACAAAAAGTGGCAGGACAAGATGGACTATTTGCAAATTA TGCTGGAAGTGTTGCAGTTTGGTCGTGATGCCTGCGTCGCAGAGTCTTGGCTGGCCGGTCAAGAACCTCTGGTGCGGGCAGCAGACTTAGGTTCCAATGTGGATGAGGTGGAAAGTCTAATAAAGCGCCATGAGGCCTTCGAAAAACTTGCCGCTTCCTGGGAGGAGCGCTTTGTGATGCTGGAGAAACTGACCACA cTCGAGGAGCAGGAAATGGAGAGGAGGCGAGAAGAAGAGGAAAGAGCACGAAGACCCCCCACTCCACCCTTGGCAGAAGTGGCACCCTCCGAGGTAGAAAGTCAAATACACGACTCTGCAGCCAG AACCAGTCTCGATCAGACGACACTGAATCAGTCGGCGTCAGTGAATGGAGTTCACAGCGACAACGATACATCACAG GGTTCAGAATCAGAGTCGGTAAACGGACCAGGCAGAGACAGCGGCTTGGCGTCTTCGCGCCTCGACCAGTCGGCCACGTTACCGGGCCGGGGCGCAGCAGAGTCTGAACCTGAAGCAATGGAGGGCATGCTTTATCGAAAGCAGGAGATGGAGTCGCACAGTAAAAAAGCAGCTACTAG GTCATGGCAGAATGTGTACTGTGTCCTAAGaaaaggaagtctgggtttctatAAAGATGGCAAAAGCGCTAGCAATGGCATCCCCTACCATGGAGAGGTCCCTATCAGTCTTGGAGAGGCCATTTGTGAGATCGCCAATGACTATAAAAAGAGGAAACATGTATTCAAGCTCAG